The Acetomicrobium sp. S15 = DSM 107314 nucleotide sequence AGGATATATTTGTGCTTGCCGGGGTCGACCGAAACATAGCAAGCGTTGAGTTTAAGGAAATCTTGAACATCGATAGCTCTCTTATGCAGCCGGAAGATTGGGAACTTATTGCAAAGGAGGCCTTCGCCGGCCTGCAAAAGTACGACGGGATTGTGGTCACCCATGGCACGGACACCTTGGCGTACACAGCTTCTATGCTCTCCTTCATGTTGAAGAACTTGGAAAAACCGGTTGTGTTGACCGGCGCAATGATCCCTGCGGGTATGCCCGAAAGCGATGCTCACAGAAACTTGAGGGATGCCCTCCTGTTCGCATCCTCCAATTTCGGTGGTGTGTTTGTGGCGTTCGCTGGAAAGATCATGAAAGGCTGTAGAACTTCAAAAGTGAGCACAGTAAGGGTAGATGCTTTTGATAGTATAAATTATCCTGTCGTGGCATATATAAGCGACGATGGAAAGTTAAGTTTTAATGTAAGTCCAACCGAGCTTACCGGCCGCCCCGAGCTGGATGCAAAATGGGACAGCCCTGTCTTCCTCCTCAAACTGACTCCAGGCATCGATCCGAGGATAATCGGCAAGTTAGTCGAGATGGGTTATAGAGGATTGATTCTCGAGTGCTTTGGGTCGGGTGGCCTTCCTTATAGAAAAAGAGATCTGCTTAAAGAAGTGGAGAAAGTGGCTAACACTCTGCCCATTATCCTAACCACCCAAGTGCCTTATGGCATTGTCGACTTGAGGGAATACGAGATAGGGGTAAGGGCAATGAGGGCTGGCGCGATATCTGCCTATGATATGACGAGGGAGGCATGCGTCACCAAACTCATGTGGGCTTTGGGACATTCGAGCGATGTGGAAGA carries:
- a CDS encoding asparaginase: MKRILILSTGGTIASVKTKEGLTPKLGPEDIFVLAGVDRNIASVEFKEILNIDSSLMQPEDWELIAKEAFAGLQKYDGIVVTHGTDTLAYTASMLSFMLKNLEKPVVLTGAMIPAGMPESDAHRNLRDALLFASSNFGGVFVAFAGKIMKGCRTSKVSTVRVDAFDSINYPVVAYISDDGKLSFNVSPTELTGRPELDAKWDSPVFLLKLTPGIDPRIIGKLVEMGYRGLILECFGSGGLPYRKRDLLKEVEKVANTLPIILTTQVPYGIVDLREYEIGVRAMRAGAISAYDMTREACVTKLMWALGHSSDVEDIRRIVHMNVSGEISIPSEEA